In the genome of Pelmatolapia mariae isolate MD_Pm_ZW linkage group LG4, Pm_UMD_F_2, whole genome shotgun sequence, the window GCAGCCTACTGTGGTAGAGGTGGGAACACTGCTCCGAGCAGAGACCTGCAGCTCCCCCCCCATTCAGCCAGCTGCTGGAGGCGTGGAAGACCACCACAGAGGGCGAATTGAAGGTCTGTTACTGAGACTTTATGAGCTTTAACTGGAGAGTCTGATGCAGTCCAATGCAAGAACATTTTGTGAAACCTTTGCAAAAAGTTTCCCAGATATGAATTATGCTTAGTCctaaactgaaaggaaaaaaatcaccaaggatctgttcttaaaaaaaaagggggggttGGTCCAAGGCTAGACTTAATCATTGTCTGAGAAACTGAGATATAAAGTCTGTCACCCTCAAATATATGTTTTTACTGAAAgttgaaaatacatttaatatgTTTACTTGGTGGTCAATAATCTAATTATCTCAatcttagtattttttttatattggtATCGTATTTGTTGGTATATTTAGCTCAgagtttgatttttctttaaagCACAGATAgaattaaaagtgtttttaatggaTTTTCATCTCAATAATCACTGAAAATGTTTGCTGTTCAGCTTTTTCTTTGACCCCTGGTGTGCCCCAAGGCTCAATCCTGggtgtctttttgttgtttgtttgtatgcCGCTATTAGGTCATTTTATCCACAAATACAATTCAAAAAGTATCGCAAATACTtctaaattaaaattttaactCAAGAGGGGTTTAGAATGCTGCATTGCTGCTGGATTGTACTGCATCAGACTGTATCTTTACAATAACAATTATTTATTGCATTACTGCACAAAAAGACTGATTAGTTAGCTTTGAaatgttgtctgtctctctctcagatGCTCCAGTTGAGCTGCCGATTGCAGTCAGCTCTAAGCAAGTACGCGATGTCTTGAAGAGCAGGTTGTCCACCTCAGTACCTGTAGCTAATCCTGCCATTGCTGTTGCATCTGATGATCGGATTGTGCATAATAAGGAAGAAGCAAATGAGTCTATCCAATCACAAGAAGGCTTACCTAAGACAGGTATGTGATTTTTAAACTAGTGTCTTCTGACCACATCATGTTCCCACTGTATGAATAATTGCTGGTATCTTTTCTAGCTTCATCTCCCCAGTTGTCTCTGAGATCAATTATGAAGCGGAAAGCAGAAGGTGAACCAGGCTCGCCCTCTACGAAGAAAAACCTACAGTTTATTGGAGTCAATGGAGGGTAAGTGTTAGTTATTGCATAGCAGCAGTCGGCTATTTTCATCCACTGAGTACTGTGTCAAGGGAATGTTGTCAGTATAAGGTTAAGTAAAAAGgtaaaagaagaagcagaaatgtACTCCCTGTGTCACCTGCAAAGACTCtgagctgtttgagcagagtgAAAATTGTTCTTGTCTTGCAGCTACGAGTCCACATCCTCAGAAGATAGCAGCAGTGAGAGCTCAGATGAGGGGAGTGACTCTAGTGAATATCATGAAGCCAGAGAAAAACTTCCAGAGTCTACAGTCCAGCACCAGCAGACAATACACAACAAGGATTCCAAGCAAGAAGAAAGCACCAGTGTACCTCAGCAAAATGCTGTCAAACTACCAGCTGCCATTCCAGACTCAAGTCCCAGCCAGTCTGCAGCTGTAGACACAATGCCATCAAACAAAGCACCTCGGTCACCAGCAACAGACACTGTGGTGCAAAAATGTGCCTCACAGCCACCAGCATCAGACCACGCCATACCTCCTCCATGTTCATCAAATGATTCTGAGACTGTCAAACAATCATCAGAAAAGCACAAACAGGTCACCTCCACACCAGTTAGCACTGAATCCACTCCTGAGCAGAAGGCTTCACTTACCTGTTCTTCATCACCTGGCCTCACTAAAATCAGTGATAACACCCAGCAGCGGTACAGCGTCCAGTCAGAGTGCAAACCAGCAGCTGAATGTATTTCAAATGAGACTGCGACAGCGCCTTCAAAACAAGTCAGGTAAGTGTACACAGAGTCTGTCTGTGAAGATTAAAGGATCTATGAACATCTGAGAGTGATGTTGTCTCCTTATCTGTCACAGACTGGAGCTGAGTGACAGCCTGATGTTAGCTCTGCATGCCCTGCAGAAAGCCCTGGGGGAACCTAATGCCTTCAGCCAACAAGGAGCAGTACGTGTTGAGTCTAATTCACATTTCTCCACATTTCTTCACATTTCTCCTGTCGTTACTTCTTTCTAGGAAATTGAGGAAGgttcacttttaaaataaatgacataGACCAACCTCAAACAAGGAAGCACAGCTACCCACAAACTGTCCACACTCAATAATTTAATTTAGAATATATTTTACTTTAGTTTGCCAACTCTAAATATTTACTAAAGCATAGCTTAAGATGTTTGAttatctgcatgtttgattcaGGAAAGAGTTTATGCCGGATGCCCTTCCCATTTATCCTGGCTTGGGAACGGCACTAAGACTACACTGGATTGTTGCACCCCATGTCTGGAATAAGACTAAGTTAAACTAAGAAAATTCTTAACTTTGGTTTCATAATTTTTGCAAGTACTGGAAGATCAAACAACACATTAACTCAAGGCTTCTCCTGAGGTTTGGTTTCACATTTTTGATGTCATCGTTGCTCTTGCATTTCTCCAGCCATCTGTCAAATGTTTATTTGCCTTAACAGTCCTCATTGTGTCTGATCTCAGAGGGCAGCTTACACCACAGTGCTGCAAGAGTGGCTACGTGTGTCCTGCCACAAAACGGCCGACACAGCTGTTGTCAAGGCCTACATGGACACTTTCGCCTCAATCTCCCCTCAGCTGCTGGAGTTTGTCATAAATATGGCTGACGGCAACGGGAATACAGCCCTTCACTACACTGTCTCCCACTCCAACTTTCCCGTGGTGAAACTTCTGCTGGAAACTGGTGAGTTCTGTGCTTTTATGAGAAAACAACAGAGGCTCTGGAGAAAAATTGGATAGTAAGCAAAGTAAAATCTCATAAGACTGAAGAGTCAAAGTAAAGTCTTAtggttattttttattatcataATCTCTACAATTTAAGAAATAGTAAGAAGTCATATTAAATTATTAGTGGTAGCATATTAAAATACAGACTCACTCTTAAGATATTTATCTCATACAGTGGTATGGTAACGATCCCTTTTACTTTGTTGTGCTGCTGTTGTATCACCTGTCAAATTGATTGGCCTCTTTACCTGATAGGCTTGTGTAACGCTGACAAGCAGAACAAGGCGGGCTACACGGCCATCATGCTGACGGCTCTGGCTGCCTTCCACTCCGACAGTGACCTTCAAACTGTCCTGCAGCTGCTGCGCACAGGGGATGTCAATGCCAAGGCCAGCCAGGTGCGCCCTCTACTGCTCATTAGTTTTTACTGcgtctccacacacacacaaaaatcccCCATTGTCACGCATTAGTACAGGACTAGGACTGCATAAAATGTCTTATGTTTCAAAAACTgtaatcattacaaaaagtacAAGAGTAAAAACTTTGTAGACAGCTGACCCATGGCCAAGTGCTTCACAAAAGCTGTCACAACAGCGACACTGTGTGGACAGTTAGAaaagtacaaaactgtaaaactttcaTAGCCTCCCACTGGTTGTTACCCAAACAAGAAGTGGTAACCAGATCCCAACAaactaaatgtgtgttttattgaAGAATTTCTTTGTCAAGGAAAATGTGGTGCACGATATTAACCCTGGGAGGCATTTAGCATGTGAaggacatattttattttaatccaATTTCTCAAGGAAATACAATGAGCGGatatttctatttcttttttttacttccatgtatttttctgtttattccACCTTTAACACTGTAAGCATCTGATTATCATTTGGCTTTCAGAGGAATACATCCATTAACAGGGACATTTTTTATAAAACTGACAAATATCTGGAAAATATTTCTTGCACCAGTTTTACCCAGTTATTAGAATTTTCAGTCTTTATTTGTCTGAAActttttttgtgacattttggcAGATATTCTACAAAAATCTGAATACCTTGTGATTTTGTGTGGATGTACAGTTTACCACCTTGGGCATAGTGCAGGTAGCAAAAGCCAGTGACATGCATGAGACCAGTGATTATAGTCTTTGTTGCTTTCCTTAAAGTCATTCAGTAAAAGCCACTCTAACTAATTAAGTTTGGAGCAATGTGGGATATGACAACAAGGGATAAAAGTTGTGCATTTTTATGAAGCCAGTCTAGAAAAAACAGCCAGTTCTCATTTGCTCATCTGGTTTGATTCCTGTTAGCAATCACATTGCAATTGCTCTAGAAACTAGACCGTCTTCTTACAAGTGATTTTAAGAACTCTGCTCAAAATGTATCTGCTGCACCATGTACACAAATGCAGTCTCAATGTGTCCACAGTTTGGTTAAAAAATGAGGGTAACAGTAATTTTAAACAATGTGTGTTTTGTAGGCTGGACAGACAGCGCTGATGCTGGCAGTCAGTCATGGTAGAGGGGACATGGTGCGAGCGCTGCTGTCCTGCGGGGCACAAGTTAACATCCGCGATGACGACGGCTCCACTGCACTCATGTGTGCCTGTGAACATGGTCATGTGGACATTGTGCGTCAGCTGCTATCAGTGCCAGGATGTGATGCCACTCTCACTGATAATGTAAGAATTCCAGTTCGGTCTGTGGTTATGCGGACTCCTTCCCAAAACCAGCGTCTCACCAACATTTTCTCATTGTATTAAACAGGATGGCAGCACTGCTCTGTCCATTGCCCTTGAAGCCAGTCAGAATGACATCGCTGTGCTTCTGTACGCTCACCTCAACTTTGCAAAGCCTCCATCCCCTGTGAGTATCTAAATATGCTGCTAAGACACAAAGTAGCCCTTTCACACCAACATTCAACAATCCAAGAAATGTGTCATGGAAGTGATTGCCACTTTCCATGGCTAATAACACACGgataattatataatattctTGTTTGCATGCAACCCATCCAAACTGGATTTTGTCACATATTGAGCCATGCAAACACATCGCCGGTCAATCATTCCTCCAAccagtttctttaaaataagCCTCCTTCCCACATCTGGGCAGTGTTGCAATGTTTGCGTGTTCTCAAACACATGTTGATATGCAAGAGTTGCATATGGTTTACGGCATACCTACAGAAATTAAAGTTGGCTTTGGGTTGAGCAAAAATAGCAAACAAGCAAATCTGTTTAAGCCAGAAACCAATTACCCACAAGCTTGCAGCTGTCAAACAAGTCACTGCCTTAGAATAAGTACACATTCTCACCTAATGTGGGCTTTATGATGTATGTTTGTGCAGCTCTTTGGCTAAACAGAACGAGAGATGCATAACTTTGTCATATAATTTGACTTCTACCTGCTCCCCAACAAAACCTAAACTTCACTCATtcttttaagtttattttttaagctcCCTAAAGTGACAGCACATTGCTGAAACGTGCAGACATGAGTCTGCTCATGTTTCTCTATCCTACCAACCATCTGCACTCGTCTTTCAGGTATGAATCACTATCCCAGCCTCTCAGCTGGCTATTAGTTTGTGTATAACACAAAGCTGACCGTAAACAGGCAAGATGTGTCATAAACTAGTATATAAACCCCCAAGTGATGGACAAATTCCAGATGTGCTTTATGCATTTTATTTCACAACCTGGCTAATAAACTACAACAAGCACTAACAAAGAGAATTTTTGGAAAACTGTAATTAACTATCAGGAATGTGTGATTAcatgtaatgtaaatgtgtaTGTTTGGATGACTGGTAATGTATGTTGAAAGCAAAAGAAGGGAACCCAAGGACCAAGCTGTAGCTCAACCAGTTAGTCATAGCTTGAGCACACCTGGCCCTGTGTTGCTCATCCAGGTAATTACTCTCAGTCAGCTCCTTCAGGACAAAGCACAGCATGATCAAAACAAAGCAGAGTCACCTAGTGAACAGAAGGCCCAGGAGACAGTACAGTGTCTAAAGAATGCCCCTAACACATGAGTAATTCCATGTCTTAACAAGAACATGCTTCAGTGGGATTAATTCTGAATATACAAACAGGATGTGTGGTTTCAATGACACATAATCAAATATAATGtattttgcatttaaaatgGTAGTGTAATATTAATGTGCATGTAAATGTAGTGATCAAGAGGTCCTTTACATGAACAGAAACCACTCCTGGAAGAGAAAATACAGGGGAAATATGATGCACTTAAACAGTAAAAGAATCTAAACATGAGATTTTTCTTGGATTGGCAGTAGCTGTGATTGTAACTTCACAAAATGTACATTTCTTCCCAGTGTTAGGTTCATGGGTTCAGAGAGAGTGAAGCAGGAGATTGACAAATGGGTTATTGCTGTAGTGGCAGCGATGTACACTGATCTGGTGAAACAATTTGAGCTGTGGGAAGTGACTGAAAAAAGGAGAACATAGATGCAAGCAGTAGAAATTAGTTTCCTATGAAGGGTGGTGGGTTATCTCTTAGAGGTAAAATGAGCTTGGTcatccaggaggggctcagagtagagttGCTACTCCTTCCAAAGTATTTGGGGCATGGGAAAAAGCCCCGGGGCAAATCTAGGACACATTGGGGAGACTACATCTTTCAGCTGGCTTACCTTGGTGTAccctgatggatggatggattaacCATGATGAATTTGATAAGAAGTTCTAAActataaattgtttttttttttactttggccAGGTTTCCCCCAAGTCTCCCCTCTTGGGCTCCTCTCCTCCTGCTGGTGAACTAAAGTAAACCACACGCCTACAGCTCAGCTACACAGCCAATCCACAGATGTTTATTCATCTATGTACTTAAAAGAAACATCAAGTTTGTTTGTGCGTTTGTTTTCACCCTGAATAATTTAAGTATGTGCAGATAATTACATGAGAGCTCGCACCATTGTTACTCATTGCTTATTGTACACAGTGGTCTTACTTTAATCCCAGTTGTGGTTGGAAAAGTGTGCAACTGAACATTTAATGGATGTCGTTCTAGTTTCGCAATAATCCAGTTGTCAGCACTGTTTTGACAAATCCAAACTGTTCACCGCATTTCACTATACATTCAATTGTTATGCACTCGTTCTGTAATTCCATATCAGTTTTATATAAGTTGGCTCATAGAGCAGCGTGTTTTCATTGTACCATAGGTGTTTCACAGTAGCATCGTTTTGTGTGACCATCACAGTCATTTGGAATAACTGAAGCCACCCCTCTCGTGGGTAAGTGTCCTTGCATCAACTAGCTCATTGGTGCTACAAAATATAACACTTCAATAGTCTGTTGATATTTATACACAAGATTTATTTACTTGAGAGTATTTttgatattgattttttttaatcattctgACTTAATTCAGGACCTCGTGGTTTTATTTCCCAGGTGTTGGTTAACTTTACACCTTTTTAACCAGAAATTAGTTTTATGTGTTTATCACATTCCCCAAATCAAAC includes:
- the kank2 gene encoding KN motif and ankyrin repeat domain-containing protein 2, whose translation is MAQVLHMDPGFPGKLNPPAPPSLHAKEQEAPYSVETPYGYRLDLDFLKYVNDIEKGNTIKKVPVQRRPRYGSLPRGYGYAGSWWTSTESLCSNASMDSRHSSYSYCAPGYHTSQRPSFSTARVEKTLLDARRKLEEEKEGRRFSNLGSMHSSVAGSNTSISSAHSFNRSQGGGGSFTPMSSGLSTPVTPTPAHLQHVREQMAAALRKIRELEEQVKTIPVLQVKISVLQEEKRQLSVQLKSQKFLGHTLGFNRGRPRGELYIDIPEEDMSTGKGSNNNKPAGSLSPTTPDGSKQDSGCEIEDTVIVSGVRPDAKREVRTIGVGPEDSRGSRHVGVWVQEKDLGLLPETEVLKNQVGQLEGQLKRTMQELQAAQQQVAAVQKGPQAEHPVIATSLGWQEPQGCSLHTLVSFTQQRHQRDQRTVGIQVYTLEQPTVVEVGTLLRAETCSSPPIQPAAGGVEDHHRGRIEDAPVELPIAVSSKQVRDVLKSRLSTSVPVANPAIAVASDDRIVHNKEEANESIQSQEGLPKTASSPQLSLRSIMKRKAEGEPGSPSTKKNLQFIGVNGGYESTSSEDSSSESSDEGSDSSEYHEAREKLPESTVQHQQTIHNKDSKQEESTSVPQQNAVKLPAAIPDSSPSQSAAVDTMPSNKAPRSPATDTVVQKCASQPPASDHAIPPPCSSNDSETVKQSSEKHKQVTSTPVSTESTPEQKASLTCSSSPGLTKISDNTQQRYSVQSECKPAAECISNETATAPSKQVRLELSDSLMLALHALQKALGEPNAFSQQGARAAYTTVLQEWLRVSCHKTADTAVVKAYMDTFASISPQLLEFVINMADGNGNTALHYTVSHSNFPVVKLLLETGLCNADKQNKAGYTAIMLTALAAFHSDSDLQTVLQLLRTGDVNAKASQAGQTALMLAVSHGRGDMVRALLSCGAQVNIRDDDGSTALMCACEHGHVDIVRQLLSVPGCDATLTDNDGSTALSIALEASQNDIAVLLYAHLNFAKPPSPVSPKSPLLGSSPPAGELK